The following proteins are encoded in a genomic region of Rhizobium sp. CCGE531:
- a CDS encoding HAMP domain-containing sensor histidine kinase: MNNSTLTRKLFLRIAPVVVVTIVVIAAFAFNSATREINNIYDAQLIDDANVIWSLLRRPLEKNPGHAAKQIDDIDFNMDNQLAFNEDADDYADAHMFRAWVDGSIRFYSSTAFLSDVPQQKVGFTTLTYGGDEWRVYSLPIPNTTIVIELGEKIALRETLVSNILLNLFFPLLMLVPVIAFLIWLGINSGLRTIHGLVRQIRTRSPDDLSAIPVDGLPRDLLPLGRSINQLLEKLGQSLTLERRFSDLAAHQLRTPQASVKLLLRMLENSDSDHERQAIVSDLVASNNRTIHLIEQLLRLARVSHHPLNLTSVTLYHWIASLIAEFGNIITDRELGVVLEGDEKIQVRTDESLLRMMVTNLLDNAIKYTPVGGEIKVSISSEDGFGRISIGDSGPGIPLHEREAVFQRFYRLNTLHTEGAGLGLAIVADTADRLSAAVELSTPRWGNGLQVELRLPLS; the protein is encoded by the coding sequence ATGAACAACTCCACGCTTACACGCAAACTGTTTCTGCGCATCGCGCCCGTAGTCGTGGTGACGATCGTCGTGATCGCCGCCTTCGCCTTCAACAGCGCGACGCGCGAAATCAACAATATCTATGACGCTCAGCTGATCGACGATGCCAATGTGATCTGGAGCCTGCTGCGCCGTCCCTTGGAGAAAAATCCGGGCCATGCGGCAAAGCAGATCGACGACATCGACTTCAACATGGACAATCAGCTGGCATTCAACGAGGATGCCGACGATTATGCCGATGCGCACATGTTTCGCGCCTGGGTCGACGGCAGCATCCGCTTCTACAGCAGCACGGCTTTCCTGTCCGACGTCCCGCAGCAGAAGGTCGGATTCACGACCCTGACCTATGGCGGGGATGAGTGGCGCGTCTATTCGCTGCCGATCCCCAACACCACCATCGTGATCGAGCTTGGCGAGAAGATCGCGCTTCGCGAAACGCTCGTCTCCAACATACTCCTTAATCTCTTCTTTCCGCTGCTGATGCTGGTGCCCGTCATCGCCTTTCTCATCTGGCTCGGTATCAACAGCGGCCTGCGCACGATCCACGGGCTGGTGCGGCAGATCCGCACGCGATCGCCGGACGATCTCTCGGCTATTCCCGTGGACGGGCTGCCACGCGATCTGCTACCGCTCGGCCGGTCGATCAACCAGCTATTGGAAAAGCTCGGCCAGTCGCTGACGCTGGAGCGCCGCTTTTCCGATCTTGCCGCGCATCAGCTGCGCACGCCGCAGGCAAGCGTGAAGCTGCTGCTGCGCATGCTCGAAAACAGTGACAGCGACCATGAGCGGCAGGCGATCGTTTCCGATCTCGTCGCCAGCAACAACCGCACCATCCACCTGATCGAGCAATTGCTGCGGCTTGCAAGGGTCAGCCATCATCCCCTTAATCTGACATCCGTGACGCTTTACCATTGGATCGCGTCGCTGATCGCCGAATTCGGCAATATCATCACCGACCGCGAACTCGGCGTGGTGTTGGAAGGCGACGAAAAGATCCAGGTCAGGACCGATGAATCGCTGCTGCGCATGATGGTGACGAATCTGCTCGATAACGCCATCAAATACACGCCCGTCGGCGGGGAGATCAAAGTTTCGATTTCATCGGAGGACGGCTTCGGCCGCATCTCGATCGGTGACAGTGGACCCGGCATTCCGCTACACGAGAGGGAGGCGGTGTTCCAGCGGTTCTATCGCCTCAACACCCTTCATACCGAAGGGGCGGGGCTCGGCCTTGCGATCGTTGCGGATACGGCCGATCGCCTTTCCGCCGCGGTGGAGCTTTCCACGCCGCGTTGGGGAAATGGCCTTCAGGTCGAACTAAGATTGCCCCTGAGTTAA
- a CDS encoding response regulator transcription factor produces MRVLLVEDDNILGSSLKKALEKHAYGVDWMRDGESGLEAAENSHFAAIVLDINLPQLSGMEVLRRIRQRGNSVPVLLLTAMDSVRQKVEGLDEGADDYLVKPFDLDELLARLRALIRRRDGRTESVIRCGEVEVDPSAMVARKGSVQVHTTAKEFHLLKLLMERSGRYVTKNDIEYALYDAENTVESNTIEVTIYNLRKKLGTDFIKSIRGVGYMIER; encoded by the coding sequence GTGCGGGTTCTACTTGTTGAAGACGACAATATCCTCGGATCATCGCTCAAGAAGGCCTTGGAAAAGCATGCCTATGGCGTCGACTGGATGCGTGATGGCGAATCCGGCCTAGAGGCGGCGGAGAATTCGCATTTCGCGGCGATCGTCCTCGATATCAATCTGCCGCAGCTGAGCGGCATGGAAGTGTTGCGGCGCATCCGGCAGCGCGGGAATTCCGTGCCTGTGCTGCTGCTGACGGCGATGGATTCCGTACGGCAGAAGGTCGAGGGTCTCGACGAGGGCGCCGACGACTATCTGGTCAAGCCCTTCGATCTCGATGAGCTGCTGGCGCGCCTGCGCGCGTTGATCCGCCGGCGCGATGGGCGGACCGAAAGCGTCATCCGCTGCGGCGAGGTGGAGGTCGATCCGTCGGCCATGGTCGCCCGCAAGGGCAGTGTTCAAGTGCATACCACGGCCAAGGAATTCCATCTGCTGAAGCTCCTGATGGAGCGCAGCGGCCGCTACGTGACGAAGAACGATATCGAATACGCGCTTTACGACGCCGAAAATACCGTCGAGAGCAACACGATCGAAGTGACGATCTACAATCTGCGCAAGAAGCTCGGCACCGATTTCATCAAGTCGATCCGCGGCGTCGGCTACATGATCGAGCGATGA
- a CDS encoding LysR family transcriptional regulator: MIPELKTLVAVARFGTFAAAGERIGLTQAAVSGQMKRLEERLGVTLFERTGRSAMLNAAGLRTLERAKTIIAMFDHLADPADDASSGQLRIGAIASVQSAILARALVPFRHRFSNTRVRIIPGVSLHLLDLIDAGELDLAVLIEPPFGLPKNLAWQPLLREPYALAVPEWLEGDDWRTLLREQPFIRYDRGSFGGRQVDRFLQAQSIDPNEAIEIDDIAGMSALVACGLGVALLPIVEGGPPPAAPVRMVSLAEETFYREIGILQSPDRNPAKVHLAECLIDARL, encoded by the coding sequence ATGATTCCGGAACTTAAAACCTTGGTCGCGGTCGCGCGTTTTGGGACATTTGCCGCCGCGGGAGAGAGGATCGGGCTCACTCAGGCGGCGGTCAGTGGCCAGATGAAGCGGCTTGAAGAAAGGCTCGGCGTGACGCTGTTCGAGCGGACAGGCCGTTCCGCGATGTTGAACGCTGCCGGCTTGAGAACGCTCGAACGCGCCAAGACCATCATCGCAATGTTCGACCATCTCGCCGATCCGGCCGATGACGCATCCAGCGGCCAGCTCCGTATTGGCGCCATCGCCTCGGTTCAGTCGGCGATCCTTGCGCGTGCGCTCGTGCCGTTTCGGCACCGGTTTTCGAACACCCGCGTTCGTATCATTCCCGGCGTTTCCCTTCATCTGCTCGATTTGATCGATGCCGGCGAGCTGGATCTGGCTGTTCTCATCGAGCCTCCTTTTGGCCTGCCGAAGAACCTCGCATGGCAACCCCTGCTACGTGAGCCCTATGCACTGGCGGTTCCCGAATGGCTGGAGGGTGACGATTGGCGGACATTGTTGAGAGAACAGCCGTTCATCCGTTATGACCGCGGCTCCTTCGGAGGTCGGCAAGTCGACCGGTTTCTGCAGGCCCAGTCGATCGATCCCAACGAGGCGATCGAGATCGACGACATAGCCGGGATGTCGGCTCTGGTCGCATGTGGGCTCGGGGTGGCGCTCCTGCCGATCGTCGAGGGCGGCCCGCCTCCCGCCGCGCCGGTGCGCATGGTGTCCCTCGCCGAGGAAACCTTCTATCGCGAGATCGGGATATTGCAGTCGCCCGATCGAAATCCGGCCAAAGTGCATCTTGCCGAATGCCTGATCGATGCGCGGCTTTGA
- a CDS encoding VOC family protein: MSAAPLHPFHLAFPVNDLAAARTFYGGLLGCPEGRSSPDWIDFNFYGHQIVAHLAPGETGEVAANAVDGHGVPVRHFGVVLSMDEWEAAAEKLTKANIDFVIKPYIRFRGEPGEQATMFFKDPSGNAIEMKAFADINSLFAK; the protein is encoded by the coding sequence ATGAGCGCAGCACCACTCCACCCGTTTCATCTCGCATTCCCCGTCAACGACCTTGCCGCGGCGCGTACTTTCTACGGCGGCCTTCTTGGCTGCCCCGAGGGCCGAAGCTCGCCGGACTGGATCGATTTCAATTTCTACGGCCATCAGATCGTCGCCCATCTGGCGCCGGGCGAAACCGGCGAGGTCGCCGCGAATGCCGTCGATGGCCATGGCGTCCCCGTCCGCCATTTCGGCGTGGTTCTATCGATGGACGAATGGGAGGCAGCGGCCGAGAAACTGACCAAGGCCAACATCGATTTCGTCATCAAGCCCTATATCCGCTTCCGCGGCGAGCCCGGAGAGCAGGCGACCATGTTCTTCAAGGATCCCAGCGGCAACGCCATCGAGATGAAGGCCTTCGCCGACATCAACAGCTTGTTTGCCAAGTAG
- a CDS encoding PLP-dependent aminotransferase family protein: protein MDNLSVASASGSTRIEGVMAAISERIASRSLAPGARLPSVRGFAKTMHVSVSTVVEAYERLAAEGTIRSRPGSGFYVCGPLPPLSLTETGARSDRNVDPLWISRQSLEVGDDALKPGCGWLPPSWLPQAALRRAMRTLSRGDIGALANYGTPLGLPPLRQLLARRLGEHGINAPPDQIMLTESGTQAIDLLCRFLLEPGDTVLVDDPCYFNFHALLRAHRANVVSVPFTPTGPDIELFGQALERHKPRLYITNSAIHNPTGAALSPVMAHRLLKLADAFGLIIIEDDIFADFENVPAPRLAAYDGLDRVIHIGSFSKTLSASARCGFIATKPDWIDGLVDLKVASSFSCGQLSAELVYLALKDGSYRKHIEALRVRLAKTMVEVAARLEAIGIVPWLKPQAGMFLWCRLPEGLDAADVARACLAEGIILAPGNAFSVSDTAGRFMRFNVAQATDARIFAVLEAAMGKLRTRDRAVDAIGSTTV, encoded by the coding sequence ATGGACAATCTTTCGGTGGCGAGCGCAAGCGGCAGTACGCGGATCGAAGGGGTGATGGCGGCGATTTCCGAGCGGATCGCCAGCCGCAGCCTGGCGCCGGGTGCGCGGCTTCCGTCCGTGCGTGGTTTCGCCAAGACGATGCATGTTTCGGTTTCCACCGTGGTCGAGGCCTATGAGCGGCTCGCCGCCGAGGGCACGATCCGTTCGCGCCCAGGCTCGGGATTTTACGTCTGCGGGCCATTGCCGCCGCTGTCGCTCACCGAGACTGGAGCAAGATCGGACCGCAATGTCGATCCGCTATGGATCTCGCGGCAATCGCTCGAGGTCGGCGATGATGCTTTGAAGCCGGGCTGCGGCTGGCTTCCGCCGTCCTGGCTGCCGCAGGCGGCCTTGCGCCGCGCGATGCGGACGCTGTCGCGCGGCGATATCGGGGCACTCGCCAATTACGGGACACCGCTCGGCCTGCCGCCGCTGCGGCAGCTGCTTGCCAGGCGCCTCGGTGAACATGGCATCAATGCGCCTCCGGACCAGATCATGCTGACGGAGTCCGGCACGCAGGCGATCGACCTCCTTTGCCGCTTTCTGCTCGAGCCCGGAGATACCGTGCTGGTGGACGACCCCTGCTATTTCAATTTCCATGCGCTGCTGCGAGCCCATCGCGCCAATGTCGTCTCGGTGCCATTTACGCCCACGGGGCCGGATATCGAGCTGTTCGGTCAGGCTCTCGAACGCCATAAGCCACGGCTCTACATCACCAATTCGGCCATTCATAACCCGACGGGTGCCGCGCTTTCGCCCGTGATGGCGCACCGGCTACTGAAGCTGGCGGATGCTTTCGGGCTGATCATCATCGAGGATGATATCTTCGCCGATTTCGAGAATGTTCCGGCGCCGCGCCTCGCCGCCTATGACGGGCTCGACCGGGTGATCCATATCGGCAGTTTTTCGAAAACGCTCTCGGCCTCCGCGCGCTGCGGCTTTATCGCCACCAAGCCGGACTGGATCGACGGTCTCGTCGATCTGAAGGTCGCCAGCAGCTTCAGCTGCGGGCAATTGTCGGCCGAGCTCGTTTACCTGGCATTGAAGGACGGCAGTTATCGCAAGCATATCGAAGCACTGCGCGTCCGGCTTGCAAAGACCATGGTCGAGGTGGCGGCGCGTCTTGAGGCCATCGGCATCGTTCCCTGGCTCAAGCCACAGGCGGGCATGTTCCTCTGGTGCCGGCTGCCCGAAGGGCTGGACGCGGCCGATGTCGCCCGCGCCTGCCTTGCCGAAGGCATCATCCTTGCGCCCGGCAATGCCTTCAGCGTGTCCGACACCGCGGGCCGTTTCATGCGCTTCAATGTGGCGCAGGCGACCGATGCACGGATCTTCGCTGTGCTGGAGGCGGCCATGGGCAAGCTGAGGACGCGTGATCGGGCCGTCGATGCCATTGGTTCGACCACGGTCTAG
- a CDS encoding DMT family transporter: protein MDKTTTGWVYGLTGVVIFSGSLPATRVAVMDFDPLFLTVARAVIAGLLGLCLLLAFREKRPARGDITALVIVALGCVVGFPLLTALALKHVTSAHSIVFIGLLPLATAIFGVLRGGERPRPAFWIFSALGSALVSGYALAQGVSASPVGDLLMLAAVLVCGLGYAEGAVLSRRLGGWQVICWALVLSLPVTIALCVMTMPHSIDGIGRPAWLGLTYVSLFSMLIGFVFWYRGLAQGGIAAVGQLQFLQPFFGFALAAALLKESVSWSMLVVTIAVVGCVAGARKFAR from the coding sequence ATGGACAAGACGACGACGGGATGGGTCTACGGTTTGACGGGGGTGGTGATCTTCAGCGGCTCGCTGCCGGCAACGCGGGTGGCCGTCATGGATTTCGATCCGCTGTTCCTGACCGTCGCCCGCGCCGTGATCGCCGGTCTGCTCGGCCTCTGCCTCCTGCTCGCCTTTCGTGAGAAGCGCCCGGCTCGCGGCGACATCACCGCGCTCGTCATCGTCGCTCTCGGCTGCGTGGTCGGCTTTCCTCTGCTGACCGCACTGGCGCTGAAGCACGTCACCTCGGCTCATTCGATCGTCTTCATCGGCCTGCTGCCGCTTGCAACGGCCATCTTCGGCGTGCTGCGCGGCGGCGAGCGGCCACGGCCCGCCTTCTGGATATTCTCCGCGCTCGGCAGCGCGCTCGTCAGCGGCTATGCCCTGGCGCAGGGCGTATCGGCCTCGCCGGTCGGCGATCTCTTGATGCTGGCTGCCGTTCTCGTCTGCGGCCTTGGCTATGCCGAAGGCGCGGTGCTGTCGCGCCGGCTCGGCGGCTGGCAGGTCATCTGCTGGGCGCTGGTCCTGTCCCTGCCTGTTACCATCGCGCTCTGCGTCATGACCATGCCGCACAGCATCGACGGCATCGGCCGCCCGGCCTGGCTCGGCCTCACCTATGTCTCGCTCTTCAGCATGCTGATCGGCTTCGTCTTCTGGTATCGCGGGCTGGCGCAGGGCGGCATCGCGGCCGTCGGCCAACTGCAATTCCTGCAGCCCTTCTTCGGCTTCGCGCTTGCGGCAGCACTCCTCAAGGAAAGCGTCAGCTGGTCCATGCTCGTCGTCACGATCGCCGTCGTCGGCTGCGTCGCCGGCGCCCGAAAATTCGCGCGCTGA
- a CDS encoding nuclear transport factor 2 family protein, with amino-acid sequence MPTPLVPPFTRETAIAKVRMAEDGWNSRDPERVSKVYTEDSQWRNRAEFPRGRKEIVEFLTRKWARELDYRLIKELWAFDGNRIAVRFAYEWRDDSGHWFRSYGNENWEFDADGLMQRRFASINDMPIRQEDRKFHWPLGRRPDDHPGLSELGL; translated from the coding sequence ATGCCGACCCCTCTCGTCCCGCCTTTCACCCGCGAAACCGCCATCGCCAAGGTCCGCATGGCCGAGGACGGCTGGAACAGCCGCGATCCGGAGCGTGTCTCCAAGGTCTATACGGAAGACAGCCAATGGCGGAACCGCGCCGAATTTCCGCGCGGCCGCAAGGAGATCGTCGAATTCCTGACGCGTAAATGGGCAAGGGAACTGGACTATCGGCTGATCAAGGAACTCTGGGCCTTCGACGGCAATCGCATTGCCGTGCGCTTCGCCTATGAATGGCGCGACGACAGCGGCCATTGGTTCCGTTCCTACGGCAACGAGAACTGGGAGTTCGATGCCGACGGCCTGATGCAACGCCGTTTCGCCTCGATCAACGACATGCCGATCAGGCAAGAAGACCGGAAATTCCATTGGCCGCTCGGCCGCCGGCCGGACGACCATCCGGGCCTCTCCGAACTTGGCCTTTGA
- a CDS encoding TetR/AcrR family transcriptional regulator, with the protein MVRTVFEKPDAIALVAEVFRELGYEGASMSEITARTKLSKGSLYHFFPGGKEEMAAEIMAHIDAWFVTEMFEPLEEGEPRAAIARMWKTTDSYFRSGRRVCLIGAFALDETRDRFSAAIRGYFHRWIEALAGALLKAGLSGAKAKALAEEAVVGIQGALTLARALGDETIFGRSLARLKQRLETALD; encoded by the coding sequence ATGGTGCGCACCGTCTTCGAAAAACCCGATGCCATTGCCCTTGTCGCTGAGGTCTTTCGCGAACTCGGCTACGAGGGAGCGTCGATGAGCGAGATCACCGCCCGCACGAAGCTGTCGAAAGGCAGCCTCTATCACTTCTTCCCCGGCGGCAAGGAAGAGATGGCGGCCGAGATCATGGCCCATATCGATGCCTGGTTCGTCACGGAAATGTTCGAGCCGCTCGAGGAGGGGGAACCGCGCGCGGCCATAGCCCGCATGTGGAAGACGACGGATAGCTATTTCCGTTCCGGCCGCCGCGTCTGCCTGATCGGCGCCTTTGCGCTGGACGAAACGCGCGATCGCTTCTCGGCCGCCATCCGCGGCTATTTCCATCGCTGGATCGAGGCACTCGCCGGCGCTTTGCTCAAGGCGGGACTGTCGGGCGCGAAGGCAAAAGCCCTTGCGGAAGAAGCCGTCGTCGGCATTCAGGGCGCATTGACGCTTGCCAGGGCACTTGGCGATGAGACGATTTTCGGCCGATCCCTTGCGCGGCTGAAGCAAAGGCTGGAAACTGCGCTCGATTAG
- a CDS encoding glucoamylase family protein, whose amino-acid sequence MLQQVHDTDDALIDQLQRSAFDYFMLYTNPENGLVADTSIKTSHCSIAAVGFALSSYPVAVERGWISRADAATRVLAALDFFANSQQGTERGATGYRGFYYHFLYMETGKRAWNSELSTIDTGLLLLGVLTTAAYFNGSSQAERDIRKQAKFLYERCDWHWALNKGQTISMGWKPASGFLRWRYQGYDEAVFLYVLALASPTHAVPSSSYDAFASTYTWMMFKDAPFLYAGPLFIHLFSHAWIDFRGIRDEHVADKDTDYFRNTQTAIAVQRDYTERNPGHFTGYTKDIWGLSACDGPNPTGTKHSLRYAPKVFGYAARGAPLGPDDGTIAPWGPLSCLAFDRRAALDGTRALLSTYPNLLLDGRFPGGFNPSVTGTGPEGWMDDRSVAIDQGLLVMMIENARTGMIWDLMRQSPILRSGLERAGFTGGWLDEKPAIA is encoded by the coding sequence ATGCTGCAACAGGTACACGACACCGACGACGCGCTGATCGATCAACTGCAACGTTCGGCATTCGACTATTTCATGCTCTACACCAATCCGGAAAACGGACTGGTGGCGGACACCTCCATCAAGACGAGCCATTGCAGCATTGCCGCGGTCGGCTTTGCGCTGTCGAGCTACCCCGTCGCCGTCGAGCGTGGATGGATCAGCCGCGCCGACGCAGCCACTCGGGTGCTCGCCGCACTCGATTTCTTCGCCAACAGCCAGCAGGGCACCGAGCGCGGCGCCACTGGCTATCGCGGTTTCTACTATCACTTCCTCTACATGGAGACCGGCAAGCGCGCCTGGAACAGCGAGCTTTCGACCATCGATACGGGCCTGCTGCTGCTCGGCGTCCTGACGACTGCCGCCTATTTCAATGGTTCCAGCCAGGCCGAACGCGATATTCGCAAGCAGGCGAAATTCCTCTACGAACGTTGCGACTGGCATTGGGCGCTGAACAAGGGCCAGACCATCAGCATGGGCTGGAAGCCGGCGAGTGGCTTCCTGCGCTGGCGCTATCAGGGCTATGACGAGGCGGTCTTCCTCTATGTGCTTGCGCTCGCCTCGCCCACGCATGCGGTCCCCTCTTCGAGCTACGACGCCTTTGCCTCGACTTACACATGGATGATGTTCAAGGACGCGCCATTTCTCTATGCGGGGCCGCTGTTCATCCACCTTTTCTCGCATGCCTGGATCGATTTCCGCGGCATCCGCGACGAGCATGTCGCAGACAAGGATACCGACTACTTCCGCAACACACAGACGGCAATCGCCGTGCAGCGCGATTATACCGAGCGCAATCCCGGCCATTTCACCGGTTATACCAAGGACATATGGGGCCTTTCCGCCTGCGACGGCCCGAACCCCACAGGCACCAAGCACAGCCTTCGCTATGCCCCGAAGGTCTTCGGCTATGCCGCCCGCGGCGCTCCGCTCGGCCCCGATGACGGCACCATCGCCCCCTGGGGGCCGCTGTCCTGCCTGGCTTTCGACCGCCGAGCCGCGCTCGACGGCACGAGGGCGCTATTGTCAACCTATCCCAATCTGCTGCTCGACGGCCGTTTCCCCGGCGGCTTCAATCCGAGCGTCACGGGCACCGGCCCGGAAGGCTGGATGGACGACCGCTCGGTCGCCATCGACCAGGGCCTGCTGGTCATGATGATCGAAAACGCCCGCACGGGCATGATCTGGGACCTGATGCGCCAATCTCCGATTCTCCGCAGCGGCCTGGAACGCGCCGGCTTCACCGGCGGCTGGCTGGACGAGAAGCCGGCTATCGCCTGA
- a CDS encoding IS4 family transposase, with product MLERLVSTAGQGMRVRKLGGNRAGEIRLSRFLRNGAVDPQAMIDEAALRTASRCADRHILAIQDTTVVRSDGGGGLYLHAMIGVDADDGAIVGAIHGQFLSRDQGERGTQRARPIEEKESYRWLEGADRAAKVCAAARHITIIADRESDIYEAFARRPVNVDLVIRVARDRSLGKDQPSLLCLADALPVAVNLAFSLPAKPGRKERDTQLAIRFSAVTLLPPKNGIYRKTPDGVRLYLVDVRETAAPPGETPIHWRLLTSYAVSDADEAAAVIALYRRRWAIEQLFRTLKTQGFDIEGLRIEDEGALSNLVMAAFVAAVIVQQLVHARDGAPPGATLRPIEDAFEPSDQPLLEAFCAKLEGKTAKQKNPHPRGSLAYAAWVCARLGGWTGYYGKPGPIVMLDGWQQFQAAKRGVALLLSAADNV from the coding sequence TTGCTGGAGCGCCTGGTTTCGACGGCAGGCCAGGGAATGCGGGTGCGCAAGCTCGGCGGCAATCGGGCCGGAGAGATCCGCTTGAGCCGGTTCTTGCGCAATGGAGCGGTCGATCCGCAGGCGATGATCGATGAGGCGGCCTTGCGCACGGCTAGCCGCTGCGCGGATCGGCATATCCTGGCCATTCAGGATACGACGGTGGTCCGCTCCGACGGCGGTGGCGGTCTTTATCTGCATGCGATGATCGGGGTCGACGCCGACGATGGCGCGATCGTCGGGGCAATCCACGGGCAGTTTCTAAGCCGCGACCAGGGCGAGCGCGGCACGCAGCGCGCGCGTCCGATCGAGGAGAAGGAGAGCTATCGCTGGCTGGAGGGCGCCGATCGTGCGGCGAAGGTTTGCGCCGCTGCACGCCACATCACCATCATTGCCGACCGTGAAAGCGATATCTACGAGGCCTTCGCCCGCCGACCCGTCAATGTCGACCTCGTCATCCGGGTTGCGAGGGACCGCAGCCTCGGCAAGGACCAGCCGTCGCTGCTTTGTCTGGCGGATGCCTTGCCGGTTGCGGTCAACCTAGCCTTTAGCCTGCCGGCCAAGCCGGGCCGCAAGGAGCGCGACACGCAACTGGCGATCCGCTTCAGCGCGGTGACATTGCTGCCCCCGAAGAACGGCATCTACAGGAAGACCCCGGATGGCGTACGTCTTTATCTGGTGGATGTGCGCGAGACCGCCGCACCACCGGGCGAGACGCCGATCCATTGGCGGCTGCTGACAAGCTATGCCGTGTCGGATGCCGACGAGGCGGCGGCGGTCATCGCCCTTTATCGCCGTCGCTGGGCGATCGAGCAATTGTTCCGCACCCTGAAGACGCAGGGCTTTGATATCGAAGGCCTGCGCATCGAGGACGAGGGCGCGCTGAGCAATTTGGTGATGGCTGCCTTCGTCGCGGCCGTGATCGTGCAGCAACTGGTCCATGCCCGCGACGGCGCTCCGCCCGGCGCCACCTTGCGCCCCATCGAAGACGCCTTCGAGCCAAGCGACCAGCCGCTGCTGGAAGCCTTCTGCGCCAAGCTGGAGGGCAAGACCGCCAAACAGAAGAACCCCCATCCCAGAGGGTCGCTGGCCTATGCCGCCTGGGTCTGCGCCCGCCTCGGCGGATGGACCGGCTACTACGGAAAGCCAGGACCGATCGTCATGCTCGACGGATGGCAACAGTTCCAGGCCGCCAAGCGCGGCGTAGCACTCCTCCTCTCCGCCGCCGACAATGTGTGA
- a CDS encoding IS110 family transposase produces METIVGIDVSKERLDVAVLPQGEVFAVGNDHAGVDALVERLQAVGVDVIALEATGGFETLAVAGLSSAGLTVLVVNPAQVRAYAHAIGRRAKTDPIDAAVIAAFVLATKPEIRPLRDAETQALSELVARRRQIVQMIVAEENRLRMALAKQAQKSIKRLLAALRRELESLDADLDDHIRKSPVWRVRETLLVSVPGVGPTTARTLLAELPELGSLDRRQIASLAGLAPWTRQSGQWKGKSFIGGGRGKVRAVLFMAALVASRHNPSLKAFRDRLVAAGKPKIVAIVATMRKLLTILNAIIRDARPWQNA; encoded by the coding sequence ATGGAAACGATTGTTGGCATTGATGTTTCGAAAGAGCGGCTGGATGTTGCAGTCCTGCCGCAAGGGGAGGTTTTTGCCGTTGGCAATGACCATGCCGGTGTCGATGCGTTGGTCGAGCGGCTGCAGGCGGTCGGCGTCGATGTGATTGCGCTTGAGGCGACGGGCGGCTTCGAGACGCTGGCGGTGGCCGGTCTGTCATCGGCCGGATTGACGGTTCTCGTCGTCAATCCGGCGCAAGTGCGCGCCTATGCCCATGCGATCGGCCGCAGGGCCAAGACCGATCCGATCGATGCCGCCGTCATCGCCGCCTTCGTCCTGGCGACGAAGCCGGAGATCCGGCCGTTGCGCGATGCCGAGACACAGGCTCTGTCCGAGCTGGTGGCCCGCAGGCGCCAGATCGTGCAGATGATCGTGGCCGAGGAGAACCGGTTGCGCATGGCGCTGGCCAAACAGGCGCAGAAAAGCATCAAGCGATTGCTTGCGGCCTTGCGGCGCGAACTCGAAAGCCTCGATGCCGATCTCGACGACCATATCCGCAAATCGCCGGTCTGGCGGGTGCGCGAGACGCTGCTCGTCTCGGTGCCAGGTGTCGGGCCGACAACGGCGCGCACGCTGCTGGCCGAGCTGCCCGAACTCGGCAGCCTCGACCGGCGCCAGATCGCCTCACTGGCAGGGCTTGCGCCCTGGACGCGGCAATCGGGTCAATGGAAAGGCAAGAGCTTCATCGGCGGCGGCAGAGGCAAGGTGCGCGCCGTGCTGTTCATGGCCGCCCTCGTCGCCAGCCGCCATAACCCAAGCCTCAAGGCCTTCCGTGACCGCCTCGTGGCAGCCGGAAAGCCAAAGATCGTCGCCATCGTCGCTACCATGCGAAAGCTGCTCACCATCCTCAACGCCATCATCAGGGACGCACGACCGTGGCAAAACGCTTGA